DNA from Flavobacterium aestivum:
AGCAAAAGATGTGGTAAAATTTAAAGAAGCCGAATTGCTTGAATATAAAAAAAATATAAAAGAAAATAGCTATTGGCTTTCTAACTTTAAGGAGTCATATATTAACGGTATTAGTCCTGAAGCAGTTCTTCAAAACGAAGCGAAAATTAATGCGATTACCGCAAAAGATATTCAAGATGTAGCAAAAAAATATCTTGCAAAAGATAAAGTGATTGGAATGTTGATGCCTGAGAAAAGCTAGATAATCAATTGATGTTTATTATAACCAGTTCTTAATAGAACTGGTTTTTTTATTCCAAAATAAAATCCAAATTCTCCTCAATATCTGCGCTTAAGTAATTTTCGTCTAGAAGAGAATCGGCCAATAGTTTTTTGCTTTCCTGTAGGCGAATGATTTTTTCTTCAACTGTATTTTTAGCGATAAACCGAATCACGTTTACTTTATTCAATTGTCCAATTCGATGCGCACGGCCAATTCCTTGTTTTTCTGAAAAAGGATTCCACCAAGGATCCAGAAAAACAACATAAGAGGCTTTGGTAATGTTAAGGCCAACTCCTCCAGCTTTCAAGGAGATGAAAAATAACAATGGTTTTTCTTGTCCTTGGAAACGATTGACTTGATATTCCCTTTCTTTTAAAGGGGTATCTCCAGTGAGTTCACAAAAATCGATTTTGTTTTCTTTGCACCAAGTTTTATAAAAATCCAGATTAGACACAAACGAACTAAAAACAATCGTTTTTTGGTTAGATTGTACCAAAGTTTCTAAATATCGAGTTACAGCAATATATTTCCCCGAATCCATTTCCGATTTAGAATCGATCATTTTCGGGTGATTGCTCAATTGTCTTAAGCGCATCAAGGTGTTGATAATGCTGATTTTGTCTCTGCTTGGACCTTCGGTTTTCAAAAGGAAGTTTCTGGCTTTAGATTTTTCCTCTTCGTACAATTTCTCTTGTTCGGGTTCCATTTCACAATAGAAAATTTGCTCGGACAGTTCTGGTAAATCTTTTAAAACCTGTTCCTTGGTACGTCGTAAAATAAATGGACTGATGAGGTTCTTTAATTCCAATAAACTGTTCTCGTCTTGTTTTTTCTCGATTGGGAATTTATAATTTTCGGCAAAAAAGGTATAACTCCCCAATATGTTTGGATTGATAAATTGCATTTGTGACCATAAATCATCAAGGGAGTTTTCTATTGGTGTTCCGCTCAACGATATTTTATGGCTGGCTTTTACTTGGTTGATTGCTTTGAAAATTTTAGAGTTTTTGTTTTTGATGTATTGACTTTCGTCCAAAATCAAATACCTGAAATTGTATTTTTCTAAAATCGAAATATCTCTCGAAACAATCGAGTAACTGGTGAAAATCAAGTCGTATTTTTCCAGTTTTTTGGAAAGCATTTTTCGATCGTTGCCAGTGTATTGCACTCTTCGGAAATGTGGTGTGAATTTCCTGGCTTCGTTGTACCAATTAAATACTAATGATGAAGGCAAAACAATCAGTGCTTTTAAGTATTCTTTTGGCATTGGAATTTCGTTCCCGAACAAATCCAGTTGAACATTTTCAGCTTTTTCAAAATCCAATTGTTCTTGCACAGCAACCATTGTTGTCAAGGTTTGCAATGTTTTTCCCAATCCCATGTCATCAGCCAAACATGCGCCAAGACCATTGTTGTAATGTTCCAAAAGCCATTTGACCCCTTGAATTTGATAAGGTCTCAGTGTTGCTTTTACCAAAGCAGATGGTTGGTATTCTATAACGGCTTGTAAGTTTGTCGAATCTTTCAGTTCTGGAATTCCTTCCAAAACAGCAAAATTATTTTTGGGCAATGTAAGTTTCCCGTTCTGAATTTTTGCCAATTTAGCCATTGGGCCGTAAAGTGTCATCCATTCTAGTGGAATCAAGAAGTAGTTGCCATTGGGTAAAAGAAAGAGTCGGTTTCGGTTTTTTATATTCGAAACTATTTCGCTGAAGCAAAATTCAAATGACTCGCAAACTACTATCATTTTGATGTCAAACCAATCGCTTTTGACTTCATTTGAGAATTGAATGGTGACTTTGTGGGTGTCGATTTTTTTACTGTCGATTTTTAAATCTTTAATCGAAAAACCCGAAGATTCTAAGATTTCCTGATTTTCTATCACCCATTGGATTGTTGCGTATGGATCTTGTTTTTCTTCTTTTGGCAAAAGTCCAAAGAAACCATTTTCGGTTTTAGATAAACCTAATTGCAGTAATTGATCTGTAAACGAAGATTCCGTTTCAGTACGTTTGAACTGAATGAGTTTGATGTTGTCTAAATCGCTTAAATCAATATTGGAATGGGTATTTTTGGTTGAATTTAACTCAAATGAATATCCGCTATAATCGAATGATAAGTTGAGATAATAGCTATTTTTGAAAAAATCCAACACAGGCTGAATCGCACAAGAAACGATTTTGTTTCTGGTTTCGATTTCAAAACCTGTTGCTGTAATGTTTGCCCTTTTGGCAATATCCTTGATAAATTTCTCAAAATAATCAGAAACCAATTTAGACGGAATCTCAATGGATTTTTTTGTCAAAAAAGGAGTGATTTTTTTAGAATTGATATGTTGTAAATGGAATAGCTTTTTGTCGACAATGAGCCAGCTTGGTTCGTCTAAAAGTAATTCGATCGCAACATCAGATGGATGAAAAACAGTTTCGTTGTCTTTTAAAGCCAAGGTATAGGTAATCCCGTTTTCGTGTTTGTCAAAATGGAGTTGGGTTTCTAAACTAGAATGGTTGGTGGTAAGCTTGCTCTTTCTGAAATCTTTCTCAGCGTTTAAATTTATAGACAAAGGAAAGTTCTCTTGCTTGACTATAGTATAAAACTGCTCTAAGTTGGTTTTTATAAATTGGCGAATACCAAAAGCTAGTTTAGAGTCTTTGAGTAAATCATCGATAGTCTTAGCAGATTTACTGTTTTTGCTGAATTTTTTAAAAACTTTTTCGGGTTTTAGATCTTCGCAAATAGTCAGCACTTTCTTGGTGTTGCTATCTAAATTATCAAAAATAACCCCGAAACTTTCTAAAACTTCGGGGCTTGCTTTTTTGTCTAAATAATTTATTTCTTCGGTTTGTTCGATGATATATGCCGTTGGAATAGGGCAATCTAGTTTTTTTTCAAAAGCAATATCAAAGCAGAACAGAAAGGAATTTTCGGTTTTCAAATGCAGTTATTTATTTAGATCCGTGAAGAGGGTTGAAATTTTTTAAGCCACAAATTACACAGATTTACACAGATTTCTTTGTTTGCGAATTTTTAATCTATGGGAATCTTTAAAATCCGTAGCAAAATATTTTTTTGGTAAAGCCAGTGATACTATTTAAAGCAAACTGGAATGATTTCACCTTTTGCCAAACAATATTTTTCTACCAATTCTGGAGCTATTTTATTTGTGTAATCTTCCTCGACAACGGTAAAACCAATGCTTCTTAGTTTGTCAAAATAATCGCGACCATAAATGCGTACGTGATCGTATTGCCCGAATATTTTGGCACGTTCTTTCTGGTCTGTAATACTATCATCAGCAAAGGTTATAGCTCTTGATAAATCTTGTGGAATTTGAAGAATTGCCATTCCGCCTGGTTTCAAGACACGATATAATTCCTGCATGGCTTTTGTATCATCCGGAATGTGTTCCAATACGTGATTGCAAAGAATTACATCGTACTGATTATCCTCGAAGGGTAAATTACAAATATCAGCCTTTACATCAGCCAATGGTGAAAATAAATCGGTTGTGGTATAATCCAGATTTTTTTGCTTGCGAAACATTTTGTAAAAAGCCTGTTCTGGTGCAAAATGCAATACTTTTTTAGGAGCTGTAAAAAAATCGGTTTGCTCGTTTAGGTATAACCAAAGCAAACGATGTCTCTCTAGCGAAAGTGTGCTAGGCGAAAGCACATTATTGCGTTGCGTTTCGTACCCATAAGGCAAGAATGATTTAAAACTTCTTCCGTCTATAGGGTCAGTAAAATTGTTTCCTTTTAATGAAAAAGCGATAATTGGTCTCGCCAGATAGCTCAATCTGATTAATAAAGGACGAGGAATGGTATTGAGAATTAATTTGAAAACAGATTTCATTTGATAAAAATTTAAACACGAATTTCACAAATTTACACGAATGAAGAGTGTGTAAAAAAAAGAATTTCACGAATATTATGTTATGATTAAAGAATTACTCTTTTGTATTTTAGACTGTCTTCTCCAAAATTAACTAGTAATCCTAGTTTGTTTTGTGATGCGGCAAGATAGTTTAATGTTTGTTTTATTTCACTACTGGAAAGTTCTTGAATTGCTTTTATTTCTAAAATAATTTCATCAAAAATCACAAAATCGGCAAAATAATAGGTTGGTAAAATAATCTCCTTGTATTCGATGTTGAATTTTGACTCTCTTGAATAGGGAATATTATTTTTCTTAAACTCATATTCTAAAGCATCTCCATAAACCTTTTCACTATGACCTTTTCCAAGAATTTTATGAACCTCCATACAAAGACCGACAATTGTATACGCTTCTTCTTTTAAATATAAATCGTGCATCTTTTGAAGTTAGTGAGATTTTAATAGATTTAAATTTCGTGCTAATTCGTGAAATTTGTTTTTTTTCAGTTTAGTTTGCGAAATTTTTAGATTTAGAATTCGTGCCAATTCGTGAAATTCGTGTTTAAATAACTAAAGGCACTTTTCTAAACTCATCTTCCTCATTACTCACAATTCCCAGTTCTTTGTAGATATAAGCAAACGTTGATAAAATCTCTGGTTTTCCGTCTATAATAGCTACGTCGTGTTCAAAGTGGGCACTTGGTTTTCCGTCTGCAGTGGTGATTGTCCAACCGTCTTTGTGTTGTTTGATGTTTTTGGTTCCCATATTGATCATTGGCTCAATAGCAACAACCATTCCTTCAATTAAAAGTTTTCCACGACCTTTTTTACCGTAGTTAGGCATCTCCGGATCTTCGTGCATTTTTTGCCCTAAACCATGACCTACCAGTTCTCGAACCACACCATAACCGTGTGCTTCGGTATATTTTTGAATTGCATTACCTACATCTTCAACACGGTTTCCAGCACGTAATTCGCGGATTCCAACGTATAAAGATTCTTTGGTAACTTGTAATAATTTTTTGGTTTCGGGTGCTACCTCGCCAATCTCGAAAGAATAAGCATGGTCTCCATGATATCCGTTTTTGAATGCGCCGCAATCTACCGAGATCACATCGCCACTTTCTAATGGGGTATTGTTTGGAATTCCGTGTACCACTTGAGAGTTAGGACTCATGCACAGTGAATTTGGAAAACCGTAAAGTCCTAGAAAACTAGGAACTGCACCGTGATCTCTGATGAATTCTTCGGCTCTTTTGTCTAGATATAATGTAGTAACTCCTTCTTTTATTTCAGAAGCAATCATTCCTAATGTTTTTGATACGATCAATGCACTTTCGCGCATCAATTCTATTTCCTCACGGGTTTTTTGAATAATCATATTTTCAAATTTTCAGTTTGCAAAAATACACTTTTAAAATTATTTCTTTTGTGTTGCCTTTGTTTTAATTTTCATACTTTTAAAAATAGATATAAAACTCTATTGTGATTCGAAACCTATTTTGGATTTAGAACTTGCAGTATTTTAAATGTTTATATTAGCTAATAAATCAATTCGTTGCATTATGAATATATCCATAGACCAAGAAAATAGAAATAAAGAACAGGGATTGAAGAAGATGAAAAGAAATGCATTTATTTTTTTGGGATTTGCTGTGGTTCTTTTTGTGATAGGTAATGTTTATAAAATTGATTGGTTAAAAGCTTTCAGCGAAGCAGCTATGGTAGGTGGAATTGCAGATTGGTTTGCGGTAGTGGCTTTGTTCAGGCACCCGCTTGGAATTCCTATTCCGCACACGGCGTTAATCCCTAGCAACAAAGATAAGATAGGTGTAAATCTTGGGAATTTTGTTTCGGATGAGTTTTTGATAAGGGAAAAATTAGAAGTAAAAATTGAACATTTCAATGTGGCTGTAAAAGCTTCTGACTGGTTGATTGACGAAAATAATGCCAGTTTAGTAGCTGGCTTAATTGTAGAAAACGTGATTCCAGGTATCTTGAAAACCATTGATGATGATGAGGTAAAGCATTTTATTCACGCTCAATTTAGTGATAAACTAAGTAAAATAAATTTTGGAGAATGGATTGCTTATGGCTTGGAATCATTAGCAAAAAGTGAAAAACAAGAACAATTGGTTACTAATGTTTTGAAGACACTTATTATTGAATTGCAAAATAACAAACACCTGATTGAAGAAAAAGTAAAGAGTTCGACTCCATTTCTTTCCTTTGGCTTAGCCGATAAAAAAATAACTGAAGGTATATTTAATGGATTGTACGATTTTCTGGAACAAGCCAGTTATCAGGATAGCGCTATCCGCAAAAGGATAAATGACTATGTGATGCATTTTATTACCGAGCTGAAAAGTTCTCCGGAAATGCAGCAAAAAGTCAACGATTTGGTTCTTGGCTTTGCCAACAAAAAAGAAGTACAGGATTACATTAGTGGAATTTGGCTTGAAATCAAAACAGCCATTATGAATGATTTGGCTTTAAAAGAAAAATCAACGATCAAAAAAAGTATTGCGAACCTCATTCAGAGTTTTGGTAAAGGAATACAGGAGGATCAGCTGATGATGAACAAGATTAATAACTTTATAAAAAATGATGTCTTATCTGTTGTAATCAATAATAAAAAAATGATTGGTGATTTGATTTCTTCTACAGTAAAAAGTTGGGATACAGATGAGGTTTCCAAGAAGCTTGAGCTGGAAATAGGAAGTGATCTTCAGTACATACGAATTAATGGAACACTTGTGGGCGGTTTGGTAGGTCTTTTGATTTATGCCGCAGAATGTGTGCTGCATAGTTTTGTATTGTAACTGACAGCATTAGAAATAAAAAATCCGTCTTAAATTTATTGAGACGGATTAATTTTCTGGGCTATATTTTTTAGAGTTTTATAGTAACGAATGACATGTCATTGCTGCTGGTTGTTCGATTCCCATCAACTCAAGAATAGTAGGGGCAATGTCTCCTAAAACACCATCTTTTATTGATTTCAAATCTTTGTCTACCAAAATGATTGGCACAGGATTCGTTGTGTGCGCTGTGTTTGGACTTCCATCTGGATTAATCATGGTTTCGCAGTTACCGTGATCGGCAATTACAATAGTGGTATAATCATTGGCAAGAGCCGCTTCGATAACTTCTTTTACGCAAGCATCAACGGCTTCACAGGCTTTGATGGCAGCACTCATAACTCCAGTGTGTCCAACCATATCACCATTGGCAAAATTAAGGCATACAAAATCAACTTCACCTTTGTTTAATTCTGGAACCAAAGCATCTTTCAATTCATATGCGCTCATTTCGGGTTGCAAATCGTATGTAGCTACTTTTGGGGAGTTTCTTAATATTCTGCTTTCGCCTTCAAATGGAGTTTCTTGCCCTCCAGAGAAAAAGAATGTTACGTGAGGATATTTCTCTGTCTCTGCAATACGAATTTGTTTTTTGTTGGCTTTTTCTAAAACTTCACCCAATGTTTCTGTAATGTTGTCTTTATTATACACCACTTTTACATCTTCGTACGTTTCGTCATAATTGGTAAGCGTAACATAATACAGTTTTAGTTTGTGCATGTTTTGCTCGTGGAAATCCTTTTGCGAA
Protein-coding regions in this window:
- a CDS encoding DEAD/DEAH box helicase, producing MKTENSFLFCFDIAFEKKLDCPIPTAYIIEQTEEINYLDKKASPEVLESFGVIFDNLDSNTKKVLTICEDLKPEKVFKKFSKNSKSAKTIDDLLKDSKLAFGIRQFIKTNLEQFYTIVKQENFPLSINLNAEKDFRKSKLTTNHSSLETQLHFDKHENGITYTLALKDNETVFHPSDVAIELLLDEPSWLIVDKKLFHLQHINSKKITPFLTKKSIEIPSKLVSDYFEKFIKDIAKRANITATGFEIETRNKIVSCAIQPVLDFFKNSYYLNLSFDYSGYSFELNSTKNTHSNIDLSDLDNIKLIQFKRTETESSFTDQLLQLGLSKTENGFFGLLPKEEKQDPYATIQWVIENQEILESSGFSIKDLKIDSKKIDTHKVTIQFSNEVKSDWFDIKMIVVCESFEFCFSEIVSNIKNRNRLFLLPNGNYFLIPLEWMTLYGPMAKLAKIQNGKLTLPKNNFAVLEGIPELKDSTNLQAVIEYQPSALVKATLRPYQIQGVKWLLEHYNNGLGACLADDMGLGKTLQTLTTMVAVQEQLDFEKAENVQLDLFGNEIPMPKEYLKALIVLPSSLVFNWYNEARKFTPHFRRVQYTGNDRKMLSKKLEKYDLIFTSYSIVSRDISILEKYNFRYLILDESQYIKNKNSKIFKAINQVKASHKISLSGTPIENSLDDLWSQMQFINPNILGSYTFFAENYKFPIEKKQDENSLLELKNLISPFILRRTKEQVLKDLPELSEQIFYCEMEPEQEKLYEEEKSKARNFLLKTEGPSRDKISIINTLMRLRQLSNHPKMIDSKSEMDSGKYIAVTRYLETLVQSNQKTIVFSSFVSNLDFYKTWCKENKIDFCELTGDTPLKEREYQVNRFQGQEKPLLFFISLKAGGVGLNITKASYVVFLDPWWNPFSEKQGIGRAHRIGQLNKVNVIRFIAKNTVEEKIIRLQESKKLLADSLLDENYLSADIEENLDFILE
- a CDS encoding class I SAM-dependent methyltransferase, encoding MKSVFKLILNTIPRPLLIRLSYLARPIIAFSLKGNNFTDPIDGRSFKSFLPYGYETQRNNVLSPSTLSLERHRLLWLYLNEQTDFFTAPKKVLHFAPEQAFYKMFRKQKNLDYTTTDLFSPLADVKADICNLPFEDNQYDVILCNHVLEHIPDDTKAMQELYRVLKPGGMAILQIPQDLSRAITFADDSITDQKERAKIFGQYDHVRIYGRDYFDKLRSIGFTVVEEDYTNKIAPELVEKYCLAKGEIIPVCFK
- a CDS encoding GxxExxY protein: MHDLYLKEEAYTIVGLCMEVHKILGKGHSEKVYGDALEYEFKKNNIPYSRESKFNIEYKEIILPTYYFADFVIFDEIILEIKAIQELSSSEIKQTLNYLAASQNKLGLLVNFGEDSLKYKRVIL
- the map gene encoding type I methionyl aminopeptidase, whose product is MIIQKTREEIELMRESALIVSKTLGMIASEIKEGVTTLYLDKRAEEFIRDHGAVPSFLGLYGFPNSLCMSPNSQVVHGIPNNTPLESGDVISVDCGAFKNGYHGDHAYSFEIGEVAPETKKLLQVTKESLYVGIRELRAGNRVEDVGNAIQKYTEAHGYGVVRELVGHGLGQKMHEDPEMPNYGKKGRGKLLIEGMVVAIEPMINMGTKNIKQHKDGWTITTADGKPSAHFEHDVAIIDGKPEILSTFAYIYKELGIVSNEEDEFRKVPLVI
- a CDS encoding DUF445 domain-containing protein, producing MNISIDQENRNKEQGLKKMKRNAFIFLGFAVVLFVIGNVYKIDWLKAFSEAAMVGGIADWFAVVALFRHPLGIPIPHTALIPSNKDKIGVNLGNFVSDEFLIREKLEVKIEHFNVAVKASDWLIDENNASLVAGLIVENVIPGILKTIDDDEVKHFIHAQFSDKLSKINFGEWIAYGLESLAKSEKQEQLVTNVLKTLIIELQNNKHLIEEKVKSSTPFLSFGLADKKITEGIFNGLYDFLEQASYQDSAIRKRINDYVMHFITELKSSPEMQQKVNDLVLGFANKKEVQDYISGIWLEIKTAIMNDLALKEKSTIKKSIANLIQSFGKGIQEDQLMMNKINNFIKNDVLSVVINNKKMIGDLISSTVKSWDTDEVSKKLELEIGSDLQYIRINGTLVGGLVGLLIYAAECVLHSFVL